Proteins from one Penaeus vannamei isolate JL-2024 chromosome 8, ASM4276789v1, whole genome shotgun sequence genomic window:
- the LOC113819979 gene encoding fibroin heavy chain isoform X17, which yields MNTRRPSTMDTIRLLVVGVCLVTWAAPVQARAQGYRYSSPEDDRSLGSDEDYDDPSYAFRYDVEDTYSGNFFGHYETREGDDTDGGYYVLLPDGRRQKVIYEVEGDSGFLSQVTYEGDAGTYFSTFNHGHRGVGGGRGVGGGAGSFGGRITSGGGAGGGRGVGGGGFGVSGFASGRGVGGGAGFTSSGGVQVGGGGEGEGEEGEEQEGGEGGEGAGRAEAVVSQTGPAVGSGASVAVHHVGDGVGAGGAGFATGGVGAGGAGFATGGGLGAGGAGFATGGGVGAGGASFAAHTAGGVGAGGAGFATGGVGTSGAGFATGGGLGAGGAGFATGGGVGTSGAGFATGGGVGAGGAGFATGGVGTSGAGFATGGGLGAGGAGFAAHTAGGVGAGGAGFATGGAGGAGFATGGGVGTGGAGFATGGAGGAGFAAHTAGGVGAGGPGFAAQTAVGGAGFAAGGGAGGGVGVHQIGGGAGGTSVTVHHTGPGGASLIGQQAGGVGAVVHQTGGGLGAGVTVHQTGGGAGFGVQTGGAAGLGGTRVTVHQSGGGAGFGVQTGGGVGGAGVTVHHTGAGAGFGTQTGGGAFASQQTGGLATSGVHQTGGTSLSFGSGSPGGISVHHSGSPTSAGVTPGPVASALVSGPTFGAGNQVSVGQAGVGGVATGFTGTQGTAAFGGSAQGGFGGLGGVQGGIGFGAGQGAGVGATQGVGFGGQGAGVGGFAGSAQGGIGFGGGREAGFGATQVSIGGSHGAGFGGGTAAPGFAGAQGGVGFESGQGAIGFGSTQSGVGFGTTQISVGGAQGSGFGTTSAQALTSGFGGGVSVTPSSVTPTASPFVSTPSPVSHSVTPPGVTPASPFLSSTGFSVTPSSVSPTASPLVSVSVTPHSVTPAPFTPGPGGVSVTPHSVTPAPFTPGPGGVSVTPHSVTPAPFTPGPGGVSVTPHSVTPAPFTPGPGGVSVTPHSVTPAPFTPGSGGGFSVTPSITPIIPTESPFVSSTHFSVTTPSPPVTGGGFSVTSPSVTPTGSPFVSSTSFSVTPSSITPTASPLVSGGDVGGVSQVSFHSGAASGGFDIPGFSAGIASQGSVPFSNRVDDVAIQAGGIGSGQAGAGFGGQSIGFVGQTTGFGGQEVGFGGPPAGLGGPPAGFGGPPAGFGGPPAGFGGPPAGFGGPPAGFGGPPAEFGGPPAGFGGPPAGFGGQGFAGGEVGAGFGGQAGAGFGGQEIGFGDQAGFGGGQSFTSGPIASPLVSDPSFGAGQAGPGFDVGPGPGFGAQDAGFGGGQSFTSGPIASPLVSDPSFGAGQAGPGFDVGPGPGFGAQDVGFGGGQSFTSGPIASPLVSDPSFGAGQAGPGFDVGPGPGFGAQDAGFGGGQSFTSGPIASPLVSDPSFGAGQAGPGFDVGPGPGFGGGQGGFVDNQISFGGDPGFIGGQPDLGAGVSFGPVTPEPIFEGGQAGPGFGAGAGFGDTQARFRTDLGFEVGPGFGGGPGLVAGHAGPGFGGGPAEVNFDGTLNIDIGGGPGGAGFAGGQAGFASNQIGIGGGPGFPVGPTASPLIADPSFAASGGQGAAAAFGHSAGGLGAPFDGQFAGPGGGFGFGPGPVANALISAPILSSEQVASQGFIGNQLGSAGVAARSNLAGPTVEFQIGQPLAAATVRGAPATSQAGVLSSLVNANQPALHLIPAQSIIPIGQVAQA from the exons GATGACCGGTCGTTAGGCAGCGACGAAGACTATGACGACCCGAGTTATGCCTTCAG GTACGACGTCGAGGACACCTACTCCGGCAACTTCTTCGGGCACTACGAGACACGCGAAGGAGACGACACCGACGGCggctactacgtcctccttcccgacggtcgcaGACAGAAAGTCATTTACGAAGTCGAGGGGGACTCCGGGTTCCTCTCGCAGGTGACTTACGAAGGGGATGCCGGAACCTACTTCAGCACCTTCAACCACGGGCATAGAGGagtcggaggagggagaggagttggaggaggagcgGGTTCCTTTGGAGGCAGGATTACttctggaggaggagcaggaggaggaagaggagttggaggaggagggttcgGAGTCTCTGGTTTTGCGtcgggaagaggagtaggaggaggtgctGGTTTTACTTCCTCAGGAGGGGTTCaagtaggaggtggtggtgagggtgaaggtgaagaaggagaggaacaagagggtggagaaggtggagagggagccgGAAGAGCAGAAGCTGTCGTTAGCCAAACAGGACCTGCAGTTGGAAGTGGGGCGAGTGTCGCTGTCCATCATGTTGGAGATGGAGTTGGCGCAG GTGGAGCCGGATTTGCTACTGGTGGAGTAGGTGCAGGTGGAGCCGGATTTGCTACTGGAGGTGGATTAGGTGCAGGTGGAGCCGGATTTGCCACTGGAGGAGGAGTTGGCGCAGGTGGAGCTAGCTTTGCTGCTCACACCGCTGGTGGAGTAGGTGCAGGTGGAGCTGGATTTGCTACTGGAGGAGTAGGCACAAGTGGAGCTGGATTTGCCACTGGAGGTGGATTAG GTGCAGGTGGAGCTGGATTTGCCACTGGAGGTGGAGTAGGCACAAGTGGAGCCGGATTTGCCACTGGAGGTGGAGTTGGCGCAGGTGGAGCTGGATTTGCTACTGGAGGAGTAGGCACAAGTGGAGCTGGATTTGCCACTGGAGGTGGATTAGGTGCAGGTGGAGCTGGATTTGCTGCTCATACTGCTGGTGGAGTAGGTGCAGGTGGAGCTGGATTTGCCACTGGAG gtgcaggtggagccGGATTTGCCACTGGAGGTGGAGTGGGGACAGGTGGAGCTGGATTTGCTACTGGAGGCGCAGGTGGAGCAGGCTTTGCTGCTCATACCGCTGGTGGAGTAGGTGCTGGTGGACCTGGATTTGCTGCTCAAACTGCTGTTGGTGGTGCCGGTTTTGCTGctggaggtggagcaggtggaggagtGGGTGTTCATCAGATTGGAGGTGGTGCTGGAGGAACAAGTGTGACTGTCCATCACACTGGACCAGGTGGAGCTTCACTTATTGGTCAACAAGCCGGTGGAGTAGGAGCAGTGGTTCACCAGACAGGAGGCGGACTTGGTGCCGGTGTAACTGTTCACCAGACAGGAGGTGGTGCTGGCTTTGGCGTTCAAACTGGAGGTGCAGCAGGTTTAGGTGGTACCAGGGTAACTGTCCACCAATCTGGAGGTGGAGCTGGTTTTGGGGTTCAAACTggaggtggtgtgggtggtgctGGAGTTACAGTTCATCATACTGGAGCTGGAGCTGGGTTTGGCACTCAGACTGGTGGAGGTGCCTTTGCTTCTCAACAAACAGGAGGGCTAGCTACTTCTGGTGTCCACCAGACTGGAGGAACCTCACTGTCCTTTGGTAGTGGCAGCCCTGGCGGCATTTCTGTTCATCATTCTGGTTCCCCGACTAGTGCTGGAGTCACCCCCGGCCCTGTGGCAAGCGCCTTGGTCTCTGGCCCTACCTTTGGAGCAGGTAACCAGGTATCAGTAGGTCAGGCAGGTGTGGGTGGTGTTGCTACTGGTTTTACAGGCACCCAGGGAACTGCAGCATTTGGTGGAAGTGCTCAGGGAGGCTTTGGCGGTCTTGGAGGAGTCCAGGGAGGGATAGGGTTTGGAGCTGGCCAAGGAGCAGGAGTTGGTGCTACCCAGGGTGTAGGATTTGGAGGACAAGGAGCAGGAGTTGGAGGCTTTGCTGGCAGTGCTCAGGGAGGAATCGGCTTTGGAGGTGGACGAGAGGCAGGATTTGGAGCGACACAAGTCAGTATTGGAGGTAGCCATGGAGCTGGATTTGGAGGTGGTACAGCAGCACCAGGATTCGCAGGTGCCCAGGGTGGAGTAGGATTCGAAAGTGGTCAAGGAGCCATAGGATTTGGTAGTACCCAAAGTGGAGTAGGATTCGGAACTACACAAATTAGTGTTGGAGGTGCCCAAGGATCAGGATTTGGAACTACAAGTGCCCAAGCTCTGACATCTGGTTTTGGAGGGGGTGTTTCAGTGACTCCATCTAGTGTAACTCCCACAGCAAGTCCTTTTGTATCTACACCAAGTCCTGTAAGTCATTCTGTGACTCCTCCTGGTGTAACTCCTGCAAGTCCCTTTTTATCTAGTACAGGCTTTTCCGTAACTCCTTCAAGTGTCTCCCCCACAGCAAGTCCTCTAGTATCTGTTTCAGTGACTCCCCACAGTGTAACTCCCGCACCATTTACTCCGGGTCCTGGAGGTGTTTCAGTGACTCCCCACAGTGTAACTCCCGCACCATTTACTCCGGGTCCTGGAGGTGTTTCAGTGACTCCCCACAGTGTAACTCCCGCACCATTTACTCCGGGTCCTGGAGGTGTTTCAGTGACTCCCCACAGTGTAACTCCCGCACCATTTACTCCGGGTCCTGGAGGTGTTTCAGTGACTCCCCACAGTGTAACTCCTGCACCATTTACTCCGGGTTCTGGGGGAGGTTTTTCAGTGACACCTAGTATAACTCCTATAATTCCTACAGAAAGTCCATTTGTATCCAGCACACACTTTTCTGTGACAACTCCAAGTCCTCCAGTAACTGGCGGTGGCTTTTCCGTAACTTCTCCAAGTGTAACTCCTACAGGAAGCCCTTTCGTGTCCAGCACTAGCTTTTCCGTGACTCCTTCTAGTATAACCCCCACAGCAAGCCCACTTGTTTCTGGAGGAGACGTTGGAGGAGTTAGCCAAGTCAGTTTTCACTCAGGAGCAGCCAGTGGTGGGTTTGACATCCCTGGATTTAGTGCTGGCATCGCATCGCAGGGCTCAGTTCCCTTCTCGAACAGAGTGGATGACGTGGCCATTCAAGCAGGAGGCATTGGCAGCGGACAAGCAGGAGCAGGATTTGGAGGACAATCAATAGGATTTGTTGGACAAACAACAGGATTTGGAGGACAAGAAGTAGGATTTGGAGGACCACCAGCAGGACTTGGAGGACCACCAGCAGGATTTGGAGGACCACCAGCAGGATTTGGAGGACCACCAGCAGGATTTGGAGGACCACCAGCAGGATTTGGAGGACCACCAGCAGGATTTGGAGGACCACCAGCAGAATTTGGAGGACCACCAGCAGGATTTGGAGGACCACCAGCAGGATTTGGTGGTCAAGGATTTGCAGGTGGAGAAGTAGGTGCTGGATTTGGAGGACAAGCAGGAGCAGGATTTGGAGGACAAGAAATAGGATTTGGTGACCAAGCAGGCTTTGGAGGTGGCCAGAGTTTCACAAGTGGACCCATAGCAAGCCCCTTGGTATCTGATCCTTCATTTGGAGCTGGCCAGGCAGGACCAGGCTTTGACGTCGGTCCTGGACCCGGCTTTGGCGCACAAGATGCAGGGTTTGGAGGTGGCCAGAGTTTCACAAGTGGACCCATAGCAAGCCCTTTGGTATCTGATCCTTCATTTGGAGCTGGCCAGGCAGGACCAGGCTTTGACGTCGGTCCTGGACCCGGCTTTGGCGCACAAGATGTAGGGTTTGGAGGTGGCCAGAGTTTCACAAGTGGACCCATAGCAAGCCCTTTGGTATCTGATCCTTCATTTGGAGCTGGCCAGGCAGGACCAGGCTTTGACGTCGGTCCTGGACCCGGCTTTGGCGCACAAGATGCAGGGTTTGGAGGTGGCCAGAGTTTCACAAGTGGACCCATAGCAAGCCCCTTGGTATCTGATCCTTCATTTGGAGCTGGCCAGGCTGGACCAGGCTTTGACGTCGGTCCTGGACCCGGATTTGGCGGCGGTCAAGGAGGGTTTGTAGACAATCAGATTTCCTTTGGAGGTGATCCAGGATTCATCGGCGGCCAGCCAGATCTTGGTGCTGGAGTGAGCTTTGGCCCTGTGACACCTGAGCCTATTTTTGAGGGTGGCCAGGCTGGACCAGGATTTGGAGCAGGAGCAGGGTTCGGTGATACTCAAGCTAGATTTAGGACTGACCTGGGGTTTGAAGTGGGTCCAGGATTCGGAGGTGGTCCAGGACTCGTTGCTGGCCATGCGGGTCCAGGATTTGGCGGAGGCCCAGCAGAAGTAAACTTTGATGGCACTCTGAATATAGACATTGGAGGAGGCCCGGGAGGTGCAGGATTTGCAGGTGGTCAAGCAGGGTTTGCAAGCAATCAGATAGGAATTGGAGGTGGTCCAGGATTTCCAGTGGGCCCTACAGCAAGTCCCTTAATTGCCGATCCATCATTCGCCGCAAGCGGAGGCCAAGGGGCGGCTGCCGCATTTGGCCACTCTGCCGGTGGACTGGGGGCTCCATTTGATGGCCAGTTCGCAGGGCCTGGCGGAGGCTTCGGCTTTGGCCCCGGACCCGTTGCGAATGCCTTGATCTCGGCTCCAATTCTCAGCTCAGAGCAGGTTGCAAGTCAAGGCTTCATTGGCAACCAACTCGGCAGCGCAGGCGTTGCTGCCAGAAGCAACTTGGCTGGCCCTACGGTGGAGTTCCAGATCGGCCAGCCCCTCGCAGCTGCAACCGTGAGGGGAGCGCCCGCGACCTCGCAAGCTGGCGTCCTCTCGAGCCTGGTCAACGCAAACCAACCGGCGCTCCACCTGATCCCCGCCCAGTCCATCATCCCAATCGGCCAGGTAGCGCAAGCCTAA
- the LOC113819979 gene encoding fibroin heavy chain isoform X14, protein MNTRRPSTMDTIRLLVVGVCLVTWAAPVQARAQGYRYSSPEDDRSLGSDEDYDDPSYAFRYDVEDTYSGNFFGHYETREGDDTDGGYYVLLPDGRRQKVIYEVEGDSGFLSQVTYEGDAGTYFSTFNHGHRGVGGGRGVGGGAGSFGGRITSGGGAGGGRGVGGGGFGVSGFASGRGVGGGAGFTSSGGVQVGGGGEGEGEEGEEQEGGEGGEGAGRAEAVVSQTGPAVGSGASVAVHHVGDGVGAGGAGFATGGGVGAGGASFAAHTAGGVGAGGAGFATGGGVGTSGAGFATGGGVGAGGAGFATGGVGTSGAGFATGGGLGAGGAGFAAHTAGGVGAGGAGFATGGGVGTSGAGFATGGGVGAGGAGFAAQTAVGGAGFATGGGVGTSGAGFATGGVGAGGAGFATGGAGGAGFATGGGVGTGGAGFATGGAGGAGFAAHTAGGVGAGGPGFAAQTAVGGAGFAAGGGAGGGVGVHQIGGGAGGTSVTVHHTGPGGASLIGQQAGGVGAVVHQTGGGLGAGVTVHQTGGGAGFGVQTGGAAGLGGTRVTVHQSGGGAGFGVQTGGGVGGAGVTVHHTGAGAGFGTQTGGGAFASQQTGGLATSGVHQTGGTSLSFGSGSPGGISVHHSGSPTSAGVTPGPVASALVSGPTFGAGNQVSVGQAGVGGVATGFTGTQGTAAFGGSAQGGFGGLGGVQGGIGFGAGQGAGVGATQGVGFGGQGAGVGGFAGSAQGGIGFGGGREAGFGATQVSIGGSHGAGFGGGTAAPGFAGAQGGVGFESGQGAIGFGSTQSGVGFGTTQISVGGAQGSGFGTTSAQALTSGFGGGVSVTPSSVTPTASPFVSTPSPVSHSVTPPGVTPASPFLSSTGFSVTPSSVSPTASPLVSVSVTPHSVTPAPFTPGPGGVSVTPHSVTPAPFTPGPGGVSVTPHSVTPAPFTPGPGGVSVTPHSVTPAPFTPGPGGVSVTPHSVTPAPFTPGSGGGFSVTPSITPIIPTESPFVSSTHFSVTTPSPPVTGGGFSVTSPSVTPTGSPFVSSTSFSVTPSSITPTASPLVSGGDVGGVSQVSFHSGAASGGFDIPGFSAGIASQGSVPFSNRVDDVAIQAGGIGSGQAGAGFGGQSIGFVGQTTGFGGQEVGFGGPPAGLGGPPAGFGGPPAGFGGPPAGFGGPPAGFGGPPAGFGGPPAEFGGPPAGFGGPPAGFGGQGFAGGEVGAGFGGQAGAGFGGQEIGFGDQAGFGGGQSFTSGPIASPLVSDPSFGAGQAGPGFDVGPGPGFGAQDAGFGGGQSFTSGPIASPLVSDPSFGAGQAGPGFDVGPGPGFGAQDVGFGGGQSFTSGPIASPLVSDPSFGAGQAGPGFDVGPGPGFGAQDAGFGGGQSFTSGPIASPLVSDPSFGAGQAGPGFDVGPGPGFGGGQGGFVDNQISFGGDPGFIGGQPDLGAGVSFGPVTPEPIFEGGQAGPGFGAGAGFGDTQARFRTDLGFEVGPGFGGGPGLVAGHAGPGFGGGPAEVNFDGTLNIDIGGGPGGAGFAGGQAGFASNQIGIGGGPGFPVGPTASPLIADPSFAASGGQGAAAAFGHSAGGLGAPFDGQFAGPGGGFGFGPGPVANALISAPILSSEQVASQGFIGNQLGSAGVAARSNLAGPTVEFQIGQPLAAATVRGAPATSQAGVLSSLVNANQPALHLIPAQSIIPIGQVAQA, encoded by the exons GATGACCGGTCGTTAGGCAGCGACGAAGACTATGACGACCCGAGTTATGCCTTCAG GTACGACGTCGAGGACACCTACTCCGGCAACTTCTTCGGGCACTACGAGACACGCGAAGGAGACGACACCGACGGCggctactacgtcctccttcccgacggtcgcaGACAGAAAGTCATTTACGAAGTCGAGGGGGACTCCGGGTTCCTCTCGCAGGTGACTTACGAAGGGGATGCCGGAACCTACTTCAGCACCTTCAACCACGGGCATAGAGGagtcggaggagggagaggagttggaggaggagcgGGTTCCTTTGGAGGCAGGATTACttctggaggaggagcaggaggaggaagaggagttggaggaggagggttcgGAGTCTCTGGTTTTGCGtcgggaagaggagtaggaggaggtgctGGTTTTACTTCCTCAGGAGGGGTTCaagtaggaggtggtggtgagggtgaaggtgaagaaggagaggaacaagagggtggagaaggtggagagggagccgGAAGAGCAGAAGCTGTCGTTAGCCAAACAGGACCTGCAGTTGGAAGTGGGGCGAGTGTCGCTGTCCATCATGTTGGAGATGGAGTTGGCGCAG GTGGAGCCGGATTTGCCACTGGAGGAGGAGTTGGCGCAGGTGGAGCTAGCTTTGCTGCTCACACCGCTGGTGGAGTAG GTGCAGGTGGAGCTGGATTTGCCACTGGAGGTGGAGTAGGCACAAGTGGAGCCGGATTTGCCACTGGAGGTGGAGTTGGCGCAGGTGGAGCTGGATTTGCTACTGGAGGAGTAGGCACAAGTGGAGCTGGATTTGCCACTGGAGGTGGATTAGGTGCAGGTGGAGCTGGATTTGCTGCTCATACTGCTGGTGGAGTAGGTGCAGGTGGAGCTGGATTTGCCACTGGAGGTGGAGTAGGCACAAGTGGAGCCGGATTTGCCACTGGAGGTGGAGTTGGCGCAGGTGGAGCTGGATTTGCTGCTCAAACTGCTGTTGGTGGTGCCGGATTTGCCACTGGAGGTGGAGTGGGCACAAGTGGAGCCGGATTTGCTACTGGAGGAGTTGGCGCAGGTGGAGCCGGATTTGCCactggaggtgcaggtggagccGGATTTGCCACTGGAGGTGGAGTGGGGACAGGTGGAGCTGGATTTGCTACTGGAGGCGCAGGTGGAGCAGGCTTTGCTGCTCATACCGCTGGTGGAGTAGGTGCTGGTGGACCTGGATTTGCTGCTCAAACTGCTGTTGGTGGTGCCGGTTTTGCTGctggaggtggagcaggtggaggagtGGGTGTTCATCAGATTGGAGGTGGTGCTGGAGGAACAAGTGTGACTGTCCATCACACTGGACCAGGTGGAGCTTCACTTATTGGTCAACAAGCCGGTGGAGTAGGAGCAGTGGTTCACCAGACAGGAGGCGGACTTGGTGCCGGTGTAACTGTTCACCAGACAGGAGGTGGTGCTGGCTTTGGCGTTCAAACTGGAGGTGCAGCAGGTTTAGGTGGTACCAGGGTAACTGTCCACCAATCTGGAGGTGGAGCTGGTTTTGGGGTTCAAACTggaggtggtgtgggtggtgctGGAGTTACAGTTCATCATACTGGAGCTGGAGCTGGGTTTGGCACTCAGACTGGTGGAGGTGCCTTTGCTTCTCAACAAACAGGAGGGCTAGCTACTTCTGGTGTCCACCAGACTGGAGGAACCTCACTGTCCTTTGGTAGTGGCAGCCCTGGCGGCATTTCTGTTCATCATTCTGGTTCCCCGACTAGTGCTGGAGTCACCCCCGGCCCTGTGGCAAGCGCCTTGGTCTCTGGCCCTACCTTTGGAGCAGGTAACCAGGTATCAGTAGGTCAGGCAGGTGTGGGTGGTGTTGCTACTGGTTTTACAGGCACCCAGGGAACTGCAGCATTTGGTGGAAGTGCTCAGGGAGGCTTTGGCGGTCTTGGAGGAGTCCAGGGAGGGATAGGGTTTGGAGCTGGCCAAGGAGCAGGAGTTGGTGCTACCCAGGGTGTAGGATTTGGAGGACAAGGAGCAGGAGTTGGAGGCTTTGCTGGCAGTGCTCAGGGAGGAATCGGCTTTGGAGGTGGACGAGAGGCAGGATTTGGAGCGACACAAGTCAGTATTGGAGGTAGCCATGGAGCTGGATTTGGAGGTGGTACAGCAGCACCAGGATTCGCAGGTGCCCAGGGTGGAGTAGGATTCGAAAGTGGTCAAGGAGCCATAGGATTTGGTAGTACCCAAAGTGGAGTAGGATTCGGAACTACACAAATTAGTGTTGGAGGTGCCCAAGGATCAGGATTTGGAACTACAAGTGCCCAAGCTCTGACATCTGGTTTTGGAGGGGGTGTTTCAGTGACTCCATCTAGTGTAACTCCCACAGCAAGTCCTTTTGTATCTACACCAAGTCCTGTAAGTCATTCTGTGACTCCTCCTGGTGTAACTCCTGCAAGTCCCTTTTTATCTAGTACAGGCTTTTCCGTAACTCCTTCAAGTGTCTCCCCCACAGCAAGTCCTCTAGTATCTGTTTCAGTGACTCCCCACAGTGTAACTCCCGCACCATTTACTCCGGGTCCTGGAGGTGTTTCAGTGACTCCCCACAGTGTAACTCCCGCACCATTTACTCCGGGTCCTGGAGGTGTTTCAGTGACTCCCCACAGTGTAACTCCCGCACCATTTACTCCGGGTCCTGGAGGTGTTTCAGTGACTCCCCACAGTGTAACTCCCGCACCATTTACTCCGGGTCCTGGAGGTGTTTCAGTGACTCCCCACAGTGTAACTCCTGCACCATTTACTCCGGGTTCTGGGGGAGGTTTTTCAGTGACACCTAGTATAACTCCTATAATTCCTACAGAAAGTCCATTTGTATCCAGCACACACTTTTCTGTGACAACTCCAAGTCCTCCAGTAACTGGCGGTGGCTTTTCCGTAACTTCTCCAAGTGTAACTCCTACAGGAAGCCCTTTCGTGTCCAGCACTAGCTTTTCCGTGACTCCTTCTAGTATAACCCCCACAGCAAGCCCACTTGTTTCTGGAGGAGACGTTGGAGGAGTTAGCCAAGTCAGTTTTCACTCAGGAGCAGCCAGTGGTGGGTTTGACATCCCTGGATTTAGTGCTGGCATCGCATCGCAGGGCTCAGTTCCCTTCTCGAACAGAGTGGATGACGTGGCCATTCAAGCAGGAGGCATTGGCAGCGGACAAGCAGGAGCAGGATTTGGAGGACAATCAATAGGATTTGTTGGACAAACAACAGGATTTGGAGGACAAGAAGTAGGATTTGGAGGACCACCAGCAGGACTTGGAGGACCACCAGCAGGATTTGGAGGACCACCAGCAGGATTTGGAGGACCACCAGCAGGATTTGGAGGACCACCAGCAGGATTTGGAGGACCACCAGCAGGATTTGGAGGACCACCAGCAGAATTTGGAGGACCACCAGCAGGATTTGGAGGACCACCAGCAGGATTTGGTGGTCAAGGATTTGCAGGTGGAGAAGTAGGTGCTGGATTTGGAGGACAAGCAGGAGCAGGATTTGGAGGACAAGAAATAGGATTTGGTGACCAAGCAGGCTTTGGAGGTGGCCAGAGTTTCACAAGTGGACCCATAGCAAGCCCCTTGGTATCTGATCCTTCATTTGGAGCTGGCCAGGCAGGACCAGGCTTTGACGTCGGTCCTGGACCCGGCTTTGGCGCACAAGATGCAGGGTTTGGAGGTGGCCAGAGTTTCACAAGTGGACCCATAGCAAGCCCTTTGGTATCTGATCCTTCATTTGGAGCTGGCCAGGCAGGACCAGGCTTTGACGTCGGTCCTGGACCCGGCTTTGGCGCACAAGATGTAGGGTTTGGAGGTGGCCAGAGTTTCACAAGTGGACCCATAGCAAGCCCTTTGGTATCTGATCCTTCATTTGGAGCTGGCCAGGCAGGACCAGGCTTTGACGTCGGTCCTGGACCCGGCTTTGGCGCACAAGATGCAGGGTTTGGAGGTGGCCAGAGTTTCACAAGTGGACCCATAGCAAGCCCCTTGGTATCTGATCCTTCATTTGGAGCTGGCCAGGCTGGACCAGGCTTTGACGTCGGTCCTGGACCCGGATTTGGCGGCGGTCAAGGAGGGTTTGTAGACAATCAGATTTCCTTTGGAGGTGATCCAGGATTCATCGGCGGCCAGCCAGATCTTGGTGCTGGAGTGAGCTTTGGCCCTGTGACACCTGAGCCTATTTTTGAGGGTGGCCAGGCTGGACCAGGATTTGGAGCAGGAGCAGGGTTCGGTGATACTCAAGCTAGATTTAGGACTGACCTGGGGTTTGAAGTGGGTCCAGGATTCGGAGGTGGTCCAGGACTCGTTGCTGGCCATGCGGGTCCAGGATTTGGCGGAGGCCCAGCAGAAGTAAACTTTGATGGCACTCTGAATATAGACATTGGAGGAGGCCCGGGAGGTGCAGGATTTGCAGGTGGTCAAGCAGGGTTTGCAAGCAATCAGATAGGAATTGGAGGTGGTCCAGGATTTCCAGTGGGCCCTACAGCAAGTCCCTTAATTGCCGATCCATCATTCGCCGCAAGCGGAGGCCAAGGGGCGGCTGCCGCATTTGGCCACTCTGCCGGTGGACTGGGGGCTCCATTTGATGGCCAGTTCGCAGGGCCTGGCGGAGGCTTCGGCTTTGGCCCCGGACCCGTTGCGAATGCCTTGATCTCGGCTCCAATTCTCAGCTCAGAGCAGGTTGCAAGTCAAGGCTTCATTGGCAACCAACTCGGCAGCGCAGGCGTTGCTGCCAGAAGCAACTTGGCTGGCCCTACGGTGGAGTTCCAGATCGGCCAGCCCCTCGCAGCTGCAACCGTGAGGGGAGCGCCCGCGACCTCGCAAGCTGGCGTCCTCTCGAGCCTGGTCAACGCAAACCAACCGGCGCTCCACCTGATCCCCGCCCAGTCCATCATCCCAATCGGCCAGGTAGCGCAAGCCTAA